One stretch of Methanomassiliicoccus luminyensis B10 DNA includes these proteins:
- a CDS encoding ABC transporter substrate-binding protein, with product MNNTKILAAVLVAIVVIGAAWVVWLRSEGTDGDKATVTDLAGRNVAVELPVDKVVLADMESINAFAAVVGPDFLDHIIGGLSNWEASYPDMYEAYIEVYPGVAKIPSVGDLYTGSFSTEAVINLQPDVLILPLWCTQLGDSAPNVDILKEAGIPTVFVDFYTDPYGNNQGKSVDLLGKLFGKEERAAGINAFYETEVNKVFGPLGSIEEDGPTVYVECPSNGADEHGITTKHMGIAMPVDYAGGENIANGLTLGQTGASVTLSYLIDKGPEIILFSMTTYYPDLVGKDMFGFGSLPTDDQLSDMAGQYLERNGWSELTAVKENRVYFYYNNLAFGIENFAALQLMASLFYPEEFGSLDPLGSLEEFYELYMPIEFEGTWFYSIADMSR from the coding sequence ATGAACAACACGAAGATATTAGCGGCGGTGCTGGTCGCGATAGTGGTGATCGGCGCCGCGTGGGTGGTATGGCTGAGGTCCGAGGGAACGGACGGCGATAAGGCCACCGTGACGGACCTGGCAGGAAGGAACGTGGCCGTGGAGCTGCCGGTGGACAAGGTGGTCCTGGCGGACATGGAGTCGATCAACGCCTTTGCCGCGGTGGTGGGTCCGGACTTCCTGGACCACATCATCGGGGGGCTTTCGAACTGGGAGGCCAGCTATCCGGACATGTATGAGGCCTACATCGAGGTCTATCCCGGGGTCGCGAAGATACCCTCAGTGGGAGATCTTTACACCGGGTCGTTCAGCACCGAGGCCGTGATAAACCTCCAGCCGGACGTCCTGATACTTCCGCTGTGGTGCACGCAGCTCGGGGACAGCGCTCCGAACGTCGACATTCTGAAAGAGGCCGGCATACCTACGGTGTTCGTGGACTTCTACACGGACCCATATGGGAACAATCAGGGCAAGAGCGTAGACCTGCTCGGAAAGCTCTTCGGCAAGGAGGAGCGGGCCGCCGGGATAAACGCCTTCTACGAGACGGAGGTCAACAAGGTGTTCGGGCCCCTGGGGTCGATCGAGGAAGATGGGCCGACCGTATATGTGGAGTGCCCCTCCAACGGAGCTGACGAGCACGGGATCACCACCAAGCACATGGGGATAGCGATGCCTGTCGATTACGCGGGAGGAGAGAACATCGCGAACGGTCTGACGCTAGGACAGACCGGGGCCTCGGTCACGCTGAGCTACCTCATCGACAAGGGCCCCGAGATAATACTGTTCAGCATGACCACCTACTATCCGGACCTCGTGGGCAAGGATATGTTCGGGTTCGGGAGCTTACCCACCGATGATCAGCTGTCCGATATGGCCGGCCAATACCTGGAACGCAATGGGTGGAGCGAGCTGACCGCGGTGAAGGAGAACAGGGTGTACTTTTATTACAATAACCTGGCCTTCGGCATCGAGAACTTCGCCGCACTGCAGCTAATGGCGTCCCTGTTCTACCCGGAGGAGTTCGGGAGCCTCGACCCCCTCGGAAGCCTGGAAGAGTTCTACGAGCTGTACATGCCCATCGAGTTCGAGGGGACCTGGTTCTACAGCATCGCAGATATGAGCAGGTAG
- a CDS encoding methyl-accepting chemotaxis protein, whose protein sequence is MPSLLIDRERNIMAANEAAVSLLGLDPVALGVLGPELPGDAEPSPRPVAFTGPRGGVASVVLASRPVEGGGAMLMLADITAERRENADLAERGKMMASMLADFPGMAYRCKLDANWTMEYVTAGCLDLIGYAPSDLLGNSVIAYGEVIVPEDREMVTAAVRGGAERRGTYTVTYRVLTKSGERRWVWERGRPVVSPSGEVISIEGYITDITESKRTEDALKESERKVSSMMSNLPGMVFRCKNDRDYTMNFISDGCVDICGYPASSLIASKGLSFGSLMLPEDADRVWKEIQDGLRTSNLYRTTYRIRTDSGEVRTVWEQGRGVLKGRELVAVEGFISDITATARVDDYTRVEVDRLAGNLIKLAEGKLDLNMIVSKGDRYTEAARENFKLINASLGRAVEAIASLARDVNALSAAAVEGKLSTRADMGKHRGEYRTIVQGINATLDAVIAPINDAIGVAGSYAEGDLSSRMGVEAQGDLGRLARSLDMIGESLARLVGQVNRSVGMVSSTSQELASSAEEMSASTEQVSTAIQHISRGSQDQAAQVEAAARLMAEMATSTDTAAARSALAVEAAKKADASAASGRNVVLGTVEKMQEIQRVVESSAKVIEGLGKRSEEIGEIVGVITRISDQTNMLSLNAAIEAARAGDQGRGFSVVAEEVKNLAEDSMEAAERIAGMIKEVQKETSRAVASMRRGTSEVVEGMVMVDQTGKAFQEISSLSAETVKEIVTISSLMHAQKHSSLKVATSVDGIATIAEETASAAEESASSTEELTASMEDLTARAQALSEMALELQQVAARFRTERHAKAASAKKAPVRTRQA, encoded by the coding sequence TTGCCCTCACTTCTGATCGACCGCGAGCGGAACATCATGGCCGCCAATGAGGCCGCCGTGAGCCTCCTGGGCCTTGACCCGGTGGCGCTGGGCGTTCTGGGACCGGAGCTTCCTGGCGACGCTGAACCGTCGCCACGGCCCGTTGCCTTCACCGGCCCCCGCGGCGGCGTGGCCTCCGTGGTCCTGGCGTCAAGGCCAGTGGAGGGGGGCGGTGCAATGCTGATGCTCGCCGACATAACCGCGGAGAGGCGGGAGAACGCCGATCTCGCGGAGCGCGGAAAGATGATGGCCTCCATGCTGGCCGACTTCCCCGGCATGGCCTACCGCTGCAAGCTGGACGCCAATTGGACCATGGAGTACGTGACCGCGGGGTGCCTGGACCTCATAGGGTACGCGCCGTCGGACCTGCTCGGCAACAGCGTCATCGCTTACGGCGAGGTCATCGTCCCGGAGGACCGGGAGATGGTCACCGCAGCGGTGAGGGGCGGCGCCGAACGGAGGGGAACGTACACCGTCACCTACCGCGTGCTCACAAAATCAGGGGAGCGGCGGTGGGTCTGGGAGAGAGGCCGGCCAGTAGTGTCCCCGTCCGGCGAGGTCATCTCCATCGAGGGCTACATCACCGATATCACCGAGAGCAAGAGGACCGAGGACGCGCTGAAGGAGAGCGAGAGGAAAGTGTCCTCGATGATGAGCAATCTCCCCGGCATGGTGTTCAGGTGCAAGAACGACCGGGACTACACTATGAATTTCATCAGCGACGGGTGCGTGGACATCTGCGGGTACCCGGCCTCCAGCCTGATCGCCAGCAAGGGTCTTTCCTTTGGCTCGCTAATGCTGCCCGAGGACGCCGACAGGGTGTGGAAGGAGATACAGGACGGGCTGAGGACCAGCAACCTATACCGCACCACTTATCGCATCCGCACCGACTCCGGAGAGGTCAGGACGGTATGGGAGCAGGGGAGAGGGGTGTTGAAAGGCCGCGAGCTGGTGGCCGTGGAAGGCTTCATCTCCGACATCACCGCCACCGCCAGGGTGGATGATTACACCCGGGTGGAGGTGGACCGCCTGGCCGGAAACCTCATCAAGCTGGCGGAGGGAAAGCTGGACCTGAACATGATCGTCTCCAAGGGGGACCGCTACACCGAGGCCGCCAGGGAGAACTTCAAGCTGATCAACGCCAGCCTGGGCCGGGCGGTCGAGGCCATCGCCTCGCTGGCCAGGGACGTGAACGCGCTGTCCGCCGCGGCGGTGGAGGGAAAGTTGTCCACCCGGGCGGATATGGGGAAGCACCGCGGGGAGTACCGTACCATCGTCCAGGGCATCAATGCCACGCTGGACGCGGTCATCGCGCCCATAAACGATGCCATAGGCGTCGCCGGCTCCTATGCTGAGGGCGATCTGTCCTCAAGGATGGGCGTGGAAGCGCAGGGCGACCTCGGACGATTGGCCAGGTCCCTGGACATGATAGGGGAATCGCTGGCGAGGCTGGTGGGCCAGGTCAACCGCTCGGTGGGCATGGTATCTTCCACCTCGCAGGAGCTGGCCTCGTCAGCTGAAGAGATGAGCGCGTCCACCGAGCAGGTGTCGACGGCGATCCAGCACATCAGCCGAGGTTCGCAGGACCAGGCCGCTCAGGTGGAGGCGGCGGCCAGGCTGATGGCCGAGATGGCCACTTCTACGGACACCGCCGCCGCCCGCTCCGCCTTGGCCGTGGAGGCGGCAAAGAAGGCCGATGCCAGCGCCGCCAGCGGCAGGAACGTGGTCCTGGGTACCGTGGAGAAGATGCAGGAGATCCAGAGAGTGGTGGAGAGCTCGGCGAAAGTGATAGAGGGGCTGGGGAAGCGCTCCGAGGAGATCGGGGAGATCGTCGGCGTCATCACCAGGATCTCCGATCAAACCAACATGCTGTCGCTGAACGCGGCCATCGAGGCCGCCCGCGCCGGGGACCAGGGGAGGGGTTTCTCCGTGGTCGCGGAGGAGGTGAAGAACCTGGCCGAGGATTCCATGGAGGCGGCCGAGCGCATTGCCGGCATGATAAAAGAGGTGCAGAAGGAGACCTCCCGGGCGGTGGCCTCCATGCGCCGGGGGACCAGCGAGGTGGTCGAGGGCATGGTCATGGTCGATCAGACTGGGAAGGCCTTCCAGGAGATCTCGTCCCTCTCCGCCGAGACCGTCAAGGAGATAGTCACCATATCCTCGCTCATGCATGCCCAGAAGCATAGCTCGCTAAAGGTCGCCACCTCGGTGGACGGCATCGCCACCATCGCCGAGGAGACCGCCTCGGCGGCCGAGGAGTCGGCATCGTCCACGGAAGAGCTGACCGCCTCGATGGAGGACCTGACCGCCAGGGCGCAAGCGCTCAGCGAGATGGCCCTCGAACTTCAGCAGGTGGCCGCTCGGTTCAGGACCGAGCGGCACGCCAAGGCGGCCTCCGCGAAGAAGGCGCCGGTCCGGACCAGGCAGGCCTGA
- a CDS encoding class I SAM-dependent methyltransferase, giving the protein MSKEEKMAEIRSNFTERSQEYDAWIRKIVPRYDEMLDALISCIPFKKDTSFRAIDIGCGTGAVSKRLLDAFPRAELTCLDMTEKMMDLAKERLKGRRNVRFVLSDIYDFEFDGPYDAVISSLALHHIITDEDKKLVYRKILGALAPGGSFFNADLVIGSDAAMQELNMSRWKEFMYRGLARDYVDEVQVPRHYHEDSPSKLVDHLRWLEEAGFTGVDVAWKHLNFVVYGGRRPLLPP; this is encoded by the coding sequence ATGAGCAAGGAAGAGAAAATGGCGGAGATCCGCTCCAACTTCACCGAGAGGTCCCAGGAGTATGATGCCTGGATCAGGAAGATCGTCCCCCGCTACGACGAGATGCTGGACGCCCTGATCTCATGCATCCCGTTCAAGAAGGACACCTCGTTCCGGGCCATCGACATAGGGTGCGGCACCGGGGCCGTTTCCAAGAGGCTGCTGGACGCGTTCCCCCGTGCCGAACTCACCTGCCTGGACATGACCGAGAAGATGATGGACCTGGCCAAGGAGAGGTTGAAAGGCCGCCGCAACGTGCGGTTTGTGCTCTCGGACATCTATGACTTCGAGTTCGACGGCCCCTACGACGCGGTGATCTCGTCCCTGGCGCTGCACCACATCATCACTGACGAGGACAAGAAGCTGGTCTACCGGAAGATCCTCGGCGCCCTGGCCCCCGGCGGCTCGTTCTTCAACGCCGACCTGGTCATCGGCTCGGACGCCGCCATGCAGGAGCTGAACATGAGCAGGTGGAAGGAATTCATGTATAGGGGCCTGGCGCGGGACTACGTCGACGAGGTACAGGTCCCCCGCCACTACCATGAGGACTCGCCCTCCAAGCTGGTGGACCACCTGCGGTGGCTGGAGGAGGCCGGCTTCACCGGCGTGGACGTGGCCTGGAAGCACCTCAACTTCGTGGTGTACGGCGGAAGAAGGCCTCTTCTCCCCCCGTGA
- a CDS encoding flavodoxin family protein has protein sequence MKVIGINASPRKHGNTETLIQTVLDAAAQKGYETERFDLNTMSYKGCQACMWCKTHGHCKLSDDLTKVLDGIKDADAVVFGSPIYFAQLTGQFRMFQDRLYSFVGPDFKVSLKPGKKAVVITAQGNPDANAFKTAPDALTASLKMLGFSVVDTILLEAGNSPSAAKDRKDLLDRAAAAGASL, from the coding sequence ATGAAAGTCATCGGAATCAACGCAAGCCCGAGAAAGCATGGGAACACCGAAACGCTCATCCAGACGGTGCTGGACGCTGCCGCGCAAAAGGGGTACGAGACCGAGAGGTTCGACCTCAACACCATGAGCTACAAGGGCTGCCAGGCCTGCATGTGGTGCAAGACCCACGGCCACTGCAAGCTCAGCGACGACCTGACCAAGGTGCTCGACGGGATCAAGGACGCCGATGCGGTGGTGTTCGGCTCGCCGATCTACTTCGCCCAGCTCACCGGGCAGTTCAGGATGTTCCAGGACCGGCTGTACTCGTTCGTCGGCCCGGACTTCAAGGTCAGCCTCAAGCCGGGGAAGAAGGCAGTGGTCATCACCGCCCAGGGCAACCCCGATGCCAACGCGTTCAAGACCGCCCCGGACGCCCTGACGGCCTCGCTGAAGATGCTGGGGTTCTCTGTCGTGGACACCATCTTGCTGGAGGCGGGGAACAGCCCCTCCGCGGCCAAGGACCGGAAAGACCTCTTGGACAGGGCCGCCGCGGCCGGCGCTTCCCTCTGA
- a CDS encoding GNAT family N-acetyltransferase, producing MFVRKLTEVDIGAVMEVQEEAYLPALLETPSTFLRKMAIFSEGAAGCFQDRLLAGYIFCHPWTAGVPAPLSADDLSLPRNPDTMYLHDLAVRPSCRGKGAADLLLDAALERARERSFDTATLVAVQGAERFWGKHGFVKIKDLDYGPGVAAVLMIRELDRYSRR from the coding sequence ATGTTCGTTAGGAAGTTGACGGAAGTAGACATCGGAGCGGTCATGGAGGTGCAAGAGGAGGCGTACCTGCCTGCCCTGCTGGAGACTCCGTCGACGTTCCTGAGGAAGATGGCGATCTTTTCCGAGGGGGCGGCGGGCTGCTTTCAGGACCGGCTCCTGGCCGGCTACATTTTCTGCCATCCCTGGACGGCGGGGGTGCCGGCCCCCCTCTCCGCCGATGACCTGTCGCTCCCCCGGAACCCCGACACCATGTACTTGCACGATCTTGCCGTCCGCCCCTCCTGCCGCGGGAAGGGGGCAGCGGATCTGCTGCTGGACGCCGCCTTGGAACGAGCCCGCGAACGTTCCTTTGACACCGCCACCCTGGTGGCGGTGCAGGGCGCCGAGAGGTTCTGGGGAAAGCATGGCTTCGTGAAGATAAAAGATCTGGATTACGGGCCCGGGGTCGCCGCCGTCCTCATGATCAGGGAACTGGACCGGTATAGCCGGCGCTAG
- a CDS encoding Lrp/AsnC family transcriptional regulator produces the protein MKLDKKDRKIITMFAQDPGVSQDEIARAVGLSQPSVAVRVRKLRDSGGIESQTGINPLKMGLYMAKVDIVSNNPTAIMDMFRGCPYFANGFTISGKSNLCLMFMSENIATLEAIVNGHLRSNPWVQDVDFNMIISSERDMVVPTSLTVDVTGEPPCGTLIQCRGCRSFQDKKCMGCPVTGQYQGWFY, from the coding sequence ATGAAGCTCGACAAGAAGGACCGCAAGATCATCACCATGTTCGCCCAGGACCCCGGGGTGTCGCAGGATGAGATAGCCCGGGCCGTGGGGCTGTCCCAGCCGTCCGTGGCGGTGCGGGTGAGGAAGCTCCGCGATAGCGGGGGCATCGAGAGCCAGACCGGGATAAACCCGCTCAAGATGGGGCTGTACATGGCCAAGGTGGACATAGTCTCCAACAACCCCACGGCCATAATGGACATGTTCCGCGGCTGCCCCTACTTCGCCAACGGCTTCACCATCTCCGGGAAGAGCAACCTGTGCCTGATGTTCATGAGCGAGAACATCGCCACTCTGGAGGCGATAGTTAACGGCCACCTGCGCTCCAACCCATGGGTCCAGGATGTCGATTTCAACATGATCATCAGCTCGGAGAGGGACATGGTGGTGCCCACCTCGCTCACGGTCGATGTCACCGGCGAGCCGCCCTGCGGGACCCTTATCCAGTGCCGGGGGTGCCGGTCCTTCCAGGACAAGAAGTGCATGGGGTGCCCCGTCACCGGGCAGTACCAGGGATGGTTCTACTAG